A section of the Choristoneura fumiferana chromosome 5, NRCan_CFum_1, whole genome shotgun sequence genome encodes:
- the LOC141427870 gene encoding probable RNA-binding protein 18, translating to MDDATVPLRLEPMQPKDLCEKRLWIGNLDTRVNEYQLLKMVRVYGNIEKFDMLFHRSGPCAGQARGFAFVTYRAARDAQRARAALHNQLLGAKKICVKFAKNTNEDQDRPKPELGIPALAGAKPELKLSRKTAIQSIEAKLKMMENMKAGDDFVINKLAANEAPIIKQYQTKQHQPQNKSHTSFRRRHPYHKKR from the exons ATGGACGACGCAACT GTGCCTTTACGTTTGGAGCCGATGCAACCAAAAGACTTGTGCGAGAAGAGGCTGTGGATTGGAAACCTGGACACCAGGGTTAATga GTATCAACTACTGAAAATGGTCCGCGTGTACGGCAACATCGAGAAGTTCGACATGCTGTTCCACCGCAGCGGGCCGTGCGCCGGCCAGGCGCGGGGCTTCGCCTTCGTCACGTACCGCGCCGCCAGGGACGCCCAGCGCGCGCGTGCCGCGCTCCACAACCAGCTGCTCGGCGCTAAGAAGATCTGTGTCAAGTTCGCTAAGAATACCAAT GAGGACCAGGACAGACCCAAGCCGGAACTTGGCATCCCGGCGCTGGCAGGAGCGAAGCCCGAGCTGAAACTGAGCAGGAAGACCGCCATACAATCCATAGAGGCTAAACTCAAGATGATGGAGAACATGAAAGCGGGAGACGACTTCGTAATCAACAAGTTGGCAGCCAACGAGGCACCAATCATCAAGCAGTATCAGACGAAGCAGCACCAGCCGCAGAATAAGAGCCATACTTCCTTCAGGAGACGGCATCCGTATCATAAGAAGAGATAA
- the Polr2M gene encoding RNA polymerase II subunit M produces the protein MTVAQTMKKINKRIPGILPPPPKTEIDGKITDLSSKTVPELLELRDRQLKLLNNKAFVNKLADKGAKIQALHDKIVQELKAKQEEEQACRLLDNLTLNSVDKQSVQNLEWKGKSDKSDTYLDSDDDSEPEDVLHILSQTTTQEKTIKTLPPEKPLVTLEDLNKIEELPHIKYLVEKTESNTKPKSTGNFKPYRTTKTDVHNPEKEVLRKRNKHWEVTAATPPPIIHGPAKVLSLDESLKLQTEYNTHLKLVEAQHAAEKLMARTGIRMPELPRDVTSFGHYRDVENSDSDMEGSDKEVVDEEPEKGGVVFTVVEDQL, from the coding sequence ATGACTGTTGCTCAAACgatgaagaaaataaacaagAGGATACCCGGAATCTTACCGCCTCCGCCCAAGACTGAAATCGACGGCAAAATAACCGATTTGTCTTCTAAAACTGTTCCAGAACTTTTGGAGCTGCGCGACAGGCAATTGAAACTATTAAATAACAAAGCTTTCGTAAATAAATTGGCTGACAAAGGTGcaaaaatacaagctttgcaCGACAAGATTGTCCAGGAATTGAAGGCGAAACAGGAGGAAGAACAAGCGTGTCGCTTACTGGACAATCTCACACTCAACTCCGTCGACAAACAATCGGTTCAAAACCTAGAATGGAAAGGGAAATCTGACAAAAGTGATACATACCTAGATTCCGACGATGACAGTGAACCAGAAGATGTATTACACATACTGAGCCAGACCACAACCCAAGAGAAAACTATCAAAACCTTACCTCCTGAAAAACCTTTAGTAACACTAGAagacttaaataaaatagaggAACTGCCTCATATAAAGTACTTAGTTGAGAAAACTGAGAGCAATACTAAACCGAAAAGTACAGGGAATTTTAAACCTTACAGAACTACAAAGACGGACGTTCACAACCCTGAAAAAGAAGTGCTTAGGAAAAGAAATAAACACTGGGAAGTTACTGCAGCAACCCCCCCTCCCATCATACATGGTCCAGCTAAAGTGTTGAGTTTAGACGAGTCTTTGAAATTGCAAACGGAATATAACACCCATTTGAAGTTGGTAGAGGCTCAGCATGCAGCAGAAAAGTTGATGGCGAGAACTGGTATCAGGATGCCAGAGCTGCCTAGAGATGTGACGTCATTTGGACATTACCGAGATGTTGAAAATTCTGACTCTGACATGGAAGGAAGTGATAAGGAAGTGGTTGACGAAGAGCCAGAGAAAGGTGGAGTTGTTTTTACTGTTGTTGAAGATCAATTATGA
- the gudu gene encoding armadillo repeat-containing protein gudu, which yields MAENDNISTFSAEGGQDTVGLPRIVMVTEGSDTSASSPSSTSSSEDNWANLIKSSEIPPEYWHIQKLVKYMKAGNQTATMVALSCLKDHDLTIEVNQRAIQEIGGLELLVNLLETRDLCCVLGGLAVLKDITPNIEIRKKVTDLGAIPLLVGLLSDPARDVQILAAETIANLGKIRKSRKFCRKFGGLPKLIDLLDIKESYLVTPREELNQDELQFLDIARAGAKALWSMSSSQRNREAMRKYGMVPLIARLLKTIHLDVAIPTTGLLQMCASETSFQLAIQTEKMVDDLIKHLANDDKDLKTYCSLAIYKCASDSITREMIRVAGGLELLVEAAQDSSNRANKPLLAAVTGALWKCANSDASVKTLDNLGAVPILVKLLDDENDGVLTNVAGALAECAKFPPNRDRIRASGGMPMLISHLNNTYKPLLENVPLVIMECAKEVNCMAEIDQLDGVRLVWSLLKNDSKKVQTNAALALSPCVQNAADSGEMVRSFVGALELTVDLLDSDDHNVLSAICAAIATIAKDHENLAVISDHGVVAKLSKLVTTTDDHLRANLGVAIAYCCDWAQNRQEFNKRGAITPLVNWMTSRDPSVHRATALALYHLSFFSINCVTMHAAGVVQFLLETIGAKDPILQEASAGCLCNIRKLALATEKIKLKQ from the exons atggcGGAGAATGACAATATTTCCACGTTCAGCGCCGAGGGCGGGCAAGATACCGTGGGCTTGCCGCGAATCGTCATGGTCACTGAAGGTTCTGACACCTCAGCGTCCTCGCCATCCTCGACATCTTCGTCCGAGGACAACTGGGCCAACCTCATCAAGTCCTCAGAAATACCGCCAGAGTACTGGCACATACAGAAGCTCGTGAAATACATGAAAGCTGGCAACCAGACTGCCACCATGGTGGCTCTGTCGTGCTTGAAGGACCATGATCTGACCATAGAAGTGAACCAGAGAGCTATACAAGAGATCGGGGGGTTGGAGTTGTTGGTGAACTTGCTTGAGACGCGGGATTTGTGCTGTGTGCTTGGCGGTTTGgctgttttaaaagatattactCCGAACATTGAGATTAGGAAGAAGGTGACGGATCTAGGAGCGATTCCTTTGCTCGTCGGCTTGTTGTCGGACCCAGCTCGGGATGTTCAGATACTCGCCGCTGAGACTATCGCCAATTTGGGGAAAATTAGGAAAAGTAGGAAGTTTTGCAGGAAATTTGGCGGTTTGCCGAAGTTGATAGATTTGCTGGACATTAAAGAAAG TTATCTGGTGACACCGCGGGAAGAGCTGAACCAAGACGAGTTGCAATTCCTGGACATCGCGAGGGCTGGAGCCAAAGCCCTGTGGTCGATGTCGTCGTCCCAGAGGAACCGGGAGGCGATGAGGAAGTACGGCATGGTCCCTCTCATTGCCAGATTACTGAAGACTATCCATCTAGACGTGGCTATTCCCACGACAGGCTTGTTGCAGATGTGTGCGAGCGAGACCTCATTCCAGTTGGCCATACAGACCGAAAAGATGGTGGACGATTTGATCAAACATTTGGCCAACGATGATAAAGATTTGAAG ACATATTGCAGCCTCGCTATATACAAATGCGCAAGTGATTCTATAACCAGGGAAATGATACGCGTAGCGGGAGGCTTGGAACTTCTGGTGGAAGCTGCTCAGGATTCCTCTAATAGAGCGAATAAGCCACTCCTGGCGGCAGTGACTGGTGCCTTGTGGAAATGCGCGAATAGTGACGCGAGTGTGAAGACCCTGGATAATCTTGGGGCTGTTCCGATTCTGGTGAAGCTGCTGGATGATGAGAACGACGGCGTGTTGACCAACGTGGCGGGCGCGCTGGCGGAGTGCGCCAAGTTTCCGCCCAACCGGGATAGAATTAGGGCTTCAGGCGGAATGCCTATGCTAA TTTCTCACCTGAACAACACATACAAGCCCCTTCTAGAAAATGTGCCGCTGGTCATAATGGAATGCGCCAAAGAGGTGAACTGCATGGCGGAAATCGACCAGCTCGACGGCGTCCGGTTGGTGTGGTCTCTCCTCAAGAACGACTCCAAGAAGGTCCAGACAAATGCTGCTCTCGCCTTAAGCCCATGCGTCCAGAACGCCGCTGACTCCGGGGAGATGGTGCGGTCCTTTGTTGGAGCCCTGGAACTGACGGTGGACCTCCTCGACTCAGATGACCACAACGTTTTGTCAGCGATCTGCGCAGCCATCGCTACCATAGCGAAGGACCATGAGAACTTGGCTGTCATATCTGATCATGGTGTGGTGGCTAAACTGTCTAAACTAG TGACGACGACGGACGACCACCTCCGCGCCAACCTGGGCGTGGCCATCGCGTACTGCTGCGACTGGGCGCAGAACCGGCAGGAGTTCAACAAGCGCGGCGCCATCACGCCGCTCGTCAACTGGATGACCTCGCGTGACCCCAGCGTGCACCGCGCCACTGCGCTCGCGCTCTACCACTTGTCCTTCTTCTCTATCAACTGCGTCACCATGCACGCT GCGGGAGTTGTTCAGTTCCTGCTAGAAACAATTGGAGCCAAAGACCCCATTCTGCAAGAGGCGTCGGCCGGCTGCCTCTGCAACATCAGGAAATTGGCGCTGGCCACAGAAAAGatcaaattaaaacaataa